In the genome of Quercus robur chromosome 3, dhQueRobu3.1, whole genome shotgun sequence, one region contains:
- the LOC126719401 gene encoding uncharacterized protein LOC126719401, producing MFMQYIQKIDVVIQNNSASIHNLEVQIGQLSSMLTERTAGTLPSNIVTNPKEYVKAISLRSGRTYKEPKVTNAKQDEAVDNEESKMKEAESDMKEVEQAEKIKENEKASKSKRSREVTFETYSPSIYDPPIPFPQRLRKNNVDDQFSKFLSIFKQLHINIPLIEALEQMPKYVKFFKDIISKKRKLEEHEIVMLTEESSAILQKKLLPKLKDPGSFTIPCTIGKSYFDRALCDLRASINLMPLSVFRKLGLGEVKPTTISLQLADRSIKYPRGVIEDVLVKVDKFIFSADFIVLDMDEDEEIPLILGRPFLATGRTLIDVQQGKLVLRVREDEVTFDVFKPMKFPFETHSCFQISDRDVIMADETYAIDFLKLPLEVCLTRSTLVKFKDEEVKECERYLEATPLFPPSMQPKVEDLKSC from the coding sequence ATGTTCATGCAGTACATACAGAAGATAGACGTGGTGATCCAAAACAACTCAGCTTCAATCCATAATCTTGAGGTGCAAATCGGTCAGCTCTCAAGCATGCTCACAGAAAGAACTGCAGGAACTTTGCCAAGCAACATTGTCACCAATCCGAAAGAATATGTAAAGGCAATATCATTGAGAAGTGGACGAACATATAAGGAGCCAAAAGTAACAAATGCCAAACAAGATGAAGCTGTAGATAATGAGGAGTCAAAGATGAAGGAAGCCGAGTCAGATATGAAAGAAGTGGAGCAAGCTGAGAAGATTAAGGAGAATGAAAAAGCTTCAAAATCCAAAAGATCCAGGGAAGTTACTTTTGAGACTTATTCTCCTTCAATTTATGATCCACCAATTCCTTTTCCACaaagattaagaaaaaataatgtggATGAtcagttttctaaatttttaagtATATTTAAGCAATTGCATATTAATATTCCTCTCATTGAAGCTTTGGAACAAATGCCTaaatatgttaaattttttaaggataTTATATCAAAGAAGCGGAAATTGGAGGAGCATGAAATAGTAATGCTGACAGAGGAGAGTAGTGCAATCTTACAAAAGAAATTACTGCCTAAGTTGAAAGATCCGGGGAGTTTCACTATCCCTTGCACTATAGGAAAATCTTATTTTGATAGAGCTTTATGTGATTTAAGGGCAAGTATTAATCTAATGCCTCTCTCTGTTTTCAGGAAATTGGGTCTTGGAGAAGTAAAGCCGACCACTATCTCTTTACAATTGGCGGATAGATCTATTAAATATCCAAGAGGAGTCATTGAGGACGTATTAGTAAAAGTTGACAAGTTCATCTTCTCGGCTGACTTCATTGTCCTTGATatggatgaggatgaggagaTCCCTTTGATATTGGGTCGACCTTTCCTTGCGACGGGGAGAACCTTAATTGATGTCCAGCAAGGAAAACTTGTTTTAAGGGTCAGAGAAGATGAGGTCACTTTTGATGTATTTAAGCCTATGAAATTTCCTTTCGAGACACATTCTTGTTTTCAAATAAGTGACCGAGACGTGATCATGGCCGATGAGACTTATGCAATTGATTTTCTAAAGTTACCACTTGAGGTATGTCTTACTCGCTCTACACTTGTTAAATTCAAAGATGAAGAAGTCAAAGAGTGTGAAAGATATTTGGAGGCTACACCACTCTTTCCTCCTTCAATGCAACCAAAAGTGGAAGACTTAAAATCATGTTAG